The genomic segment GGCTCGGCACCAACTAGCGGGACGCGGAGAAGTCCTGCGTGCCGATCACGCGGAGGAGCTCGAGGGCCCGGTGGACCGGTGAGCCGGGCTCGGCCGTGAACAGAACCAGCTGCTGATCGCGGTCGGGCAGGGTGAGGATCTCGAAGTCGAGTTCCAGCCGTCCGACCGCTGGGTGGTCGATCACCTGATGGCTGTGATGGTCGATGTGCAGCTCCTGCTCGCGCCAGAGCCGGGCGAACTCGGTGCTGGCGGCGAGCAGGTCACGGATCAGGTCGCGGACCTCGTCGTTGTGCGGATAACGGGTGGCGGCGACGCGCAGGTAGCTGACCGCGGCCCGGGCGAACTGCGGCGAGGCGCCCATGCCGTAGCCCCGGCGGGAGGGGTCGGGGTGCAGGAAGTACCGGCGTACGAGATTGCGGTCGTCGGCGCCCAGCGCGGAGAAGTCCTCGAAGAGCGCCGCCGCCAGCGGGTTCCATGCCAGCACCTTGCACGCTCCGCTGATCACCACGACACCGGCGTCGCTGATCCGGTCGAGCAGCTGCAACGTTCCGGCCGGCACGTCCTCGGCGGGCCCGTCGCCGCTCCCGCTCTCGGCCTGGCCGGCCAGCCGGAACAGGTGCTCCTGCTCCTGCCCGTCGAGCCGCAGCGCGCGGGCGATCCCGTTGAGCACCGTCCGTGAGGGGTGGCGGCCGCGGCCCTGCTCCAGACGGGTGTAGTGGTCGACCGAGATCATCGCCAGCTGGGCCACCTCCTCGCGGCGCAGCCCGGGCGTGCGGCGCCGGCTGCCCGCGGGAAGGCCGGCGTCGCGCGGGCTGACCCGCTCCCGGCGGCCGCGGAGAAACGCCGCCAGCGCCTGCTTGTCCATGGCCCGAGCCTACGGGCGCGTGGGCGGCTCAGCCATGGACTACCGGTCTCTGGTTACCCGGATGCGGGCCCGCCACGGTTGCGGCATGAGCGAATCAGTGCTGGTCACCGGGGGATCCGGTTTTGTGGCGGGCTACGTCGTGCGGGAACTTCTCGGCCGGGGCCACCGGGTGCGGGCGACCCTGCGGAATCTGCGCCGCGGCGAGGCCGTACGAAGGAAGCTGGGGGTCGAGGGCGACCTGTCGTTCGTCGCCGCGGATCTGCTGAGCGACGACGGGTGGGACGCGGCCACCGAAGGCATGACGTACGTGGTGCACACGGCGTCGCCGATGCCGGTCGGTGAACACCGCGGGCAGGACATCACCACACCGGCGCGCGCGGGCACCCGCCGGGTCCTGCAGGCCGCCCGGCGCGCCGGTGTGCGGCGGGTGGTGCTGACCTCGTCGACGGCGGCCGCGATCCCCGCCGAACCGGAGGCCCCGGCGGACGAGCAGACCTGGAGCGACCTGCCCGACCAGCCCCGCTACGTCTATCCGCGGGCGAAGACGCTGGCCGAGCAGGACGCGTGGCGCATCGTCCGCGGCTGGCCGGACGGCCCCGAGCTGACCACCGTGCTGCCCGCGAACATTCAGGGCCCCGCGCTCGACGAGGACCTGTCCCCGTCGGTGACGCTGATCCGGTTGATGCTGACCGGCAAGATGCCGGCGCTGCCGCACATGGGCTACTCGATCGTCGACGTGCGCGACCTGGCCGTCCTGCACGCCGAGGCGATGACCGCCCCTGCCGCGGCCGGGCAGCGCTTCATCGCCGCCGGTGAGTTTCTCTGGTTCCACGAGATGGCGGCGATTCTGCGCGACCGGCTGGGCCCCGACGCGGCCAAGGTCTCCCTGCGCCGGCTGCCGAACTGGGTGGTCCGCGCGGCCGCGCCGTTCAACGCCGAGCTGAACCAGGTGGTGCCCAGTCTCGGCGTGCGCAGCCGGCTGAGTTCCGCACACGCCGAGAGGACGTTCGGCTGGCGAACGCGCCCGGCCGCCGACTCGGTCCTCGACACCGCGAAGAGCCTGTTGTCGCTCGGCTTGGCCTGAATCTGCTCCCGGGGTGGGGTCTCGCCGGCCATCGAGCGGAGCGGTTACGGCCGTTCGCCGACGCCGGCACCGAGGTAGGTGGGGACGTCGGCCAGCAGACCGGACACCTCCGGGCTGAGCTCGTTGCGGCGGCGGTGCCGGTCGGCGATCTTGTCGGCCAGCTCGGGATCGTCGTCGTCGCTGATGTCGAAGATCTGCATGTTCTCGATCAGCTCGAGGCCGATCAGGTCGGTGCGCAGCGTCGCCGGATGGGTCAGGAACGCGAACAGGCCGTCCAGGTCGTCGAAGACGAACGTCGCGCCGTACTGGAACTCGCCGCCGAGATCACGGCCGACCACCCAGGAACGCACAGACGGAACCGATCGACCCGTCTCCCGCCAGCTCTCCAGCGCCGCCTCGGCCTGCTCGGGCGACGCGGACTTCTTCAGCGCGGCCCGGATCACGTGGAAGATCATCTCTTGCCCCTTGTCTCTAACATGGTTAGATTTTCTAACGCCGTTAACCTACGGCCGGATCGCCGAGGAGGTCAAGAGGGACGGCTAGGGTTCGCGTGACCGGAGAAGTGAGAAGACGACCATGCCGAGCAACACCCGACGCGCCCGTGAGCGGGCCGGCACCCGCGACCGCATCGTCGAGGCCGCGCTCACGGTGCTGGAGAACGAGGGCGCCGCCGCGCTGACGATCCGGCGCATCGCCGCCGACGTGGAATACACCGCGCCGATCGTCTACCAGCACTTCGCCGGCAAGGACGCGCTCGTGCGGGAACTCGTGGGGCACGGATATCGCCTGATGATGGCCGACCTCAGCCGGCTCCCCGACGAACCCGACATGGACCGGCGCGTGCTGCGGATCGCGCGCGCGTACGTGCGGTTCGCGACCGAGCACCCGCACCTCTACCAGGCCATGAACGACGCCACAGTGGGCGCGGACGCCCGCCGGCAGGCCGCGGCGCCGGCCATCGGCCTCGTGCAGGAGTTGCTCACCGACTGGTCGCGCGCGCACGGCGTGGCGCTGGCCGCACCCGACGAGGCCTGCGAGATCGTCTGGGGCGCGCTCTACGGCATCGCCTCGCTCGGAAGCCTCGACTCGCTCAGCCCCGACCGCACCGAACGGCTCGCCGAGCAGGCCCTCACTGCGATCCTCCAAGGGTGGCGGACCCCGGCGGCATAACGAAAAGCTCAGCGCCCTCGACGAGCTCCAGGGCCGTCCGGTGTCTCCGGTCAGCGGCGGCAGGTCACGTCCGGGGCGGCCCGAAGTGTCACTGATCGGTCGGGCGAATCATCTTGCTGTTGTTGATGGCAATGCGCGCGCGGTCACGGGTCTCCCGGGCCTCCCGGCGGATCCGGGCCGACCGTTGCCGCCAGCCTTCCGGGTCGTCGCCGTGAAACGTGGCGCCCGCGGGTGCCGCGACGGGGCCGGCGGGTTCGTCCGCCACCACGAAACGGTCGAGCAGGCCGAGCGCCGTCAACACGTGGGCGACGCCGGGGGTCGGGCCGCGCAGCTTCAGCACGATGCCCGCGGCGTCGGCCGCTTGCCCGCAAGCCAGCAGGGATCGCACACCCGCCGCGTCGATGAAGGTCAACTCGCTCAATTCCAGCTCGACCCGGGCCACCGCGGCTGCCGACAGCGTTCGCGTGAAGGCCTCGATCAGTCGGGGAGCCGTGGCACTGTCGAGTTCGCCGCCGAGACGGAGGACCAGCATGTCCACGCCGGCCTCGGCCGAATCGACGTGCAGATGATCGATAGCACCTTCGGATGGCTGCTCGGACATCGTGGGACCGCTCCGGCGGTGACCAGAAGCGCATCCGGCTCTGTTTTGAACGGCGCGATTCCTCGCAGTGGATGGTACCTCGGGGCGACACAAGCCGGTCAACCCCGAGCCGCGGCTGCTCCACGCGCGAAGACAGCGCGGACCGAGCACCAAGCGCGCCGAGCGTTACTTCCACCACTGTCAACGCAGTGATCACCTTGATAGGTTCTTGCACATAGTTGGCAAGAACTAAGGAGTGGCGTTGACTGCCGTACTCTCGGAGGACCGGGAGCAGGATGTGCTCGGGGTCGGCGCCCAACGCCGCCGCACCACGCTCTGGGTCGTGGCGCTGGCCGTCGGCCTGGTGGTGACCGGGGTGGTGGCGGTCGGCACGGGAGCGATCGCGATCGGCCCGGCCACCGTGGCCCGCATCCTCGCCCACCAGATCTTCGGCCTGGGCGACGCGACCTGGACACCGCCGCAGGAAGCCATCGTCT from the Paractinoplanes abujensis genome contains:
- a CDS encoding helix-turn-helix transcriptional regulator, whose product is MDKQALAAFLRGRRERVSPRDAGLPAGSRRRTPGLRREEVAQLAMISVDHYTRLEQGRGRHPSRTVLNGIARALRLDGQEQEHLFRLAGQAESGSGDGPAEDVPAGTLQLLDRISDAGVVVISGACKVLAWNPLAAALFEDFSALGADDRNLVRRYFLHPDPSRRGYGMGASPQFARAAVSYLRVAATRYPHNDEVRDLIRDLLAASTEFARLWREQELHIDHHSHQVIDHPAVGRLELDFEILTLPDRDQQLVLFTAEPGSPVHRALELLRVIGTQDFSASR
- a CDS encoding NAD-dependent epimerase/dehydratase family protein, translating into MSESVLVTGGSGFVAGYVVRELLGRGHRVRATLRNLRRGEAVRRKLGVEGDLSFVAADLLSDDGWDAATEGMTYVVHTASPMPVGEHRGQDITTPARAGTRRVLQAARRAGVRRVVLTSSTAAAIPAEPEAPADEQTWSDLPDQPRYVYPRAKTLAEQDAWRIVRGWPDGPELTTVLPANIQGPALDEDLSPSVTLIRLMLTGKMPALPHMGYSIVDVRDLAVLHAEAMTAPAAAGQRFIAAGEFLWFHEMAAILRDRLGPDAAKVSLRRLPNWVVRAAAPFNAELNQVVPSLGVRSRLSSAHAERTFGWRTRPAADSVLDTAKSLLSLGLA
- a CDS encoding Dabb family protein, yielding MIFHVIRAALKKSASPEQAEAALESWRETGRSVPSVRSWVVGRDLGGEFQYGATFVFDDLDGLFAFLTHPATLRTDLIGLELIENMQIFDISDDDDPELADKIADRHRRRNELSPEVSGLLADVPTYLGAGVGERP
- a CDS encoding TetR/AcrR family transcriptional regulator: MPSNTRRARERAGTRDRIVEAALTVLENEGAAALTIRRIAADVEYTAPIVYQHFAGKDALVRELVGHGYRLMMADLSRLPDEPDMDRRVLRIARAYVRFATEHPHLYQAMNDATVGADARRQAAAPAIGLVQELLTDWSRAHGVALAAPDEACEIVWGALYGIASLGSLDSLSPDRTERLAEQALTAILQGWRTPAA
- a CDS encoding STAS domain-containing protein, with protein sequence MSEQPSEGAIDHLHVDSAEAGVDMLVLRLGGELDSATAPRLIEAFTRTLSAAAVARVELELSELTFIDAAGVRSLLACGQAADAAGIVLKLRGPTPGVAHVLTALGLLDRFVVADEPAGPVAAPAGATFHGDDPEGWRQRSARIRREARETRDRARIAINNSKMIRPTDQ